Proteins encoded in a region of the Gammaproteobacteria bacterium genome:
- a CDS encoding AAA family ATPase, with the protein MKLDSIEIENYKLFKNAKFEFNSNFNLIIGVNGSGKTSLLNAVAVAVAGWSHAYIANEYNLRAIEDDEIREIQIDQRFDKTKFTKIEAVGKALVVSPLQKRAEGLASWKRTRRQGSLNTITTAGMRYAHPHSEGYSEKCYNVRFQNLTQNIFNYIEKGNKFDLPVIAFYECDRLWKPSKNIDVEETAQLKYSRFDPYLDCFHTGADDKAIAQWLLSEKLISLDEGADTQVLKAIRYAAVSALENCSDFKFDFKEKRVMVEFNNGNTIPFEHLSDGQRTILGLFCDIARRAAILNPHLDGEASEKVKGVVLIDELDLHLHPKWQRRVIEDLRKVFPNIQFICTTHSPFLIQSLRHSDELIMLDGEPLSQYSNLGIEEISRNMGIKRPDVSIEYEKMKKIAKSFLQELDEMENSPEEKQEEFKKRLASKIAPFADNPAYQAFLELKYSVKTGKEF; encoded by the coding sequence ATGAAACTTGATTCCATTGAAATTGAAAATTACAAACTATTTAAAAATGCAAAGTTTGAATTTAATTCAAATTTCAATCTAATTATTGGTGTAAACGGTAGTGGGAAAACATCTCTCTTAAATGCAGTTGCAGTTGCAGTTGCAGGGTGGTCGCACGCGTATATAGCAAATGAATATAATCTTAGAGCGATTGAAGATGATGAAATCCGAGAAATTCAAATAGATCAAAGATTTGATAAAACAAAGTTCACAAAAATTGAGGCTGTAGGAAAAGCGCTTGTGGTTAGCCCATTACAGAAGCGTGCAGAAGGCTTAGCATCCTGGAAGCGGACTAGAAGACAAGGAAGCTTAAACACAATAACTACAGCAGGAATGAGGTACGCTCATCCGCATAGTGAAGGGTATTCTGAGAAATGTTATAACGTTAGATTTCAGAACTTAACTCAAAATATTTTTAACTACATCGAAAAGGGAAATAAGTTTGATCTTCCTGTTATCGCTTTTTATGAATGTGATCGATTATGGAAGCCGAGTAAAAATATAGACGTTGAAGAAACTGCACAGTTGAAATATTCAAGATTTGATCCATATTTAGACTGCTTCCATACTGGTGCCGATGATAAAGCTATTGCTCAATGGCTATTAAGTGAAAAGTTAATTTCATTAGATGAAGGCGCTGATACACAAGTATTAAAAGCAATTAGATACGCAGCTGTTTCAGCCTTGGAAAATTGTTCTGATTTTAAATTCGACTTCAAAGAAAAGCGTGTGATGGTTGAATTTAATAATGGTAATACTATTCCTTTCGAGCACTTAAGTGACGGACAAAGAACTATCCTTGGATTATTTTGTGACATTGCAAGGAGGGCTGCAATTTTAAATCCTCACTTAGATGGGGAAGCGAGTGAAAAAGTGAAAGGGGTAGTTCTAATCGATGAATTAGACCTGCACTTGCACCCTAAGTGGCAGAGAAGGGTAATTGAAGATTTACGTAAAGTATTTCCAAATATCCAATTTATTTGTACTACTCACTCCCCATTTTTAATTCAGTCTTTACGACATAGTGATGAATTAATAATGTTAGATGGAGAGCCTCTTTCACAGTATTCAAATTTAGGAATTGAAGAAATATCAAGAAATATGGGGATCAAACGACCTGATGTTTCAATTGAATATGAAAAAATGAAAAAGATCGCAAAATCCTTTTTGCAAGAATTAGATGAAATGGAAAATAGTCCAGAAGAAAAGCAAGAGGAATTTAAAAAGCGCTTAGCATCTAAAATAGCGCCTTTTGCAGATAATCCTGCATATCAAGCATTTTTAGAGCTGAAATATTCCGTAAAAACAGGCAAAGAATTTTGA
- a CDS encoding HNH endonuclease, producing the protein MRPVRRGNSPIATDFTKYEYAKDDLIAQISKGGFNGRHIGSYCSYCERSIPTNLAVEHIEPKGGVHGKPELECTWTNFLLACVNCNSTKKDKLVVFNSLFLPDRDNTFSAFLYSADGTVVPAVHLSAAHSILANNSLKLVGLDKGLRKTYDADENVIAQDRASQRLEIWGVAEDSLEGYRSNINNVAVVNGVIRSMLGTGFFSVWMTVFKDYSEIKTLFIDAISGTRRSGCFNVDGDTVSPHPNDDNLVAGGKI; encoded by the coding sequence TTGAGGCCGGTAAGACGTGGTAACTCACCTATTGCAACTGATTTTACAAAATATGAATATGCGAAAGATGACTTGATCGCACAGATTAGTAAAGGGGGATTTAATGGAAGGCATATAGGGTCATATTGCAGTTACTGCGAGCGTTCAATCCCAACTAATTTGGCGGTTGAGCATATTGAGCCCAAAGGTGGTGTGCATGGGAAACCTGAATTAGAATGCACATGGACCAATTTCCTTCTTGCATGTGTTAACTGCAATTCCACAAAAAAAGATAAGCTAGTTGTTTTCAATAGTTTGTTTTTACCCGATAGAGATAACACGTTTTCCGCGTTCTTGTATTCAGCAGACGGAACCGTTGTACCTGCGGTACACTTATCAGCAGCACACTCTATTTTAGCGAACAACTCCTTGAAATTAGTTGGATTAGACAAAGGTTTACGAAAAACTTATGACGCAGATGAAAATGTAATAGCTCAAGATAGAGCTTCTCAAAGACTTGAAATCTGGGGGGTCGCCGAAGACTCTTTAGAAGGTTACCGTTCTAATATAAATAATGTGGCTGTAGTTAATGGAGTTATAAGGTCTATGTTGGGAACTGGATTTTTCAGTGTTTGGATGACAGTATTTAAAGATTATTCTGAAATTAAAACCCTTTTTATTGATGCTATAAGTGGAACGAGGAGAAGTGGCTGCTTTAACGTTGACGGAGATACTGTTTCTCCGCACCCTAATGATGATAACTTGGTTGCAGGTGGAAAAATATAG
- a CDS encoding aldehyde dehydrogenase family protein, with product MKIYNKLYINGQWVEPRGTEVIDVINPATNQVIGQVPLANASDVDLAVTAAANAFKSWSQLSSTERARYITAIANTLNDYSEEMVNTITAEMGAPLDFCREVQVLDPIEALHSHATHAQLINETQTIGNSQVSKEPIGVCAFINPWNYPLHQMIGKVAPALAAGCTMVVKPSEIAPLHAFLLAQVIDQVGLPAGVFNLVNGYGDEVGEAMCSHPDVDMVSFTGSTRAGIRIAQAAAPTIKRVCQELGGKSPFIICPDADLATAVTLGVEDVMFNSGQTCTALTRMLVHQEQYQEAIELAKKAAESFVVGDPLHPDSMMGPMVSLNQRQQVRDYIEVGLAEGARLITGGVELPAELREGAYVMPTIFADVNNQMQIAREEIFGPVLCLIPYQNEQHAIDIANDTPYGLSARVWATDKDVALKIARQIKAGQVYINDGQWNNQAPFGGYKQSGNGRELGSFGVEEFFETKSIIS from the coding sequence ATGAAAATTTATAACAAACTCTATATCAATGGCCAATGGGTTGAGCCTCGTGGCACCGAGGTTATAGATGTCATTAACCCTGCTACTAATCAAGTGATTGGTCAGGTACCGCTTGCTAATGCCAGCGACGTCGACTTAGCCGTTACTGCAGCTGCCAATGCGTTTAAAAGCTGGTCGCAGCTAAGCAGCACTGAACGAGCGCGTTATATCACCGCCATCGCTAATACACTAAACGACTATAGCGAAGAAATGGTCAATACCATTACCGCTGAAATGGGCGCGCCATTAGATTTTTGTCGTGAGGTGCAAGTACTAGATCCAATTGAAGCGCTGCATAGCCACGCGACACATGCTCAGTTGATCAATGAGACTCAAACTATTGGCAATAGCCAAGTCAGCAAAGAGCCGATTGGTGTCTGTGCTTTTATTAATCCGTGGAACTACCCGTTGCATCAAATGATTGGCAAAGTTGCTCCTGCGCTTGCAGCAGGTTGCACCATGGTGGTTAAGCCAAGCGAGATTGCGCCACTGCATGCTTTTTTATTGGCTCAGGTTATTGATCAGGTTGGTTTGCCAGCGGGCGTGTTTAATTTGGTTAATGGTTATGGCGATGAGGTTGGTGAGGCAATGTGCAGCCATCCTGACGTTGATATGGTGTCCTTTACAGGTTCGACTCGCGCAGGGATTAGGATTGCTCAAGCTGCAGCGCCAACCATTAAACGTGTTTGCCAAGAGCTAGGTGGTAAGTCGCCATTTATTATCTGTCCTGATGCTGATTTGGCGACCGCCGTGACTTTGGGTGTTGAAGACGTGATGTTTAACTCTGGCCAAACCTGCACGGCATTAACCCGAATGTTGGTGCACCAAGAGCAGTATCAAGAGGCGATCGAGTTAGCTAAAAAGGCTGCTGAATCTTTTGTCGTGGGCGACCCATTGCATCCTGATTCGATGATGGGACCGATGGTATCGCTTAATCAGCGTCAACAGGTGCGTGATTATATTGAAGTGGGCTTGGCTGAAGGGGCACGGTTAATTACTGGCGGGGTCGAACTTCCTGCCGAGCTTAGGGAAGGTGCGTATGTGATGCCGACCATTTTTGCCGACGTTAACAATCAAATGCAGATCGCTCGCGAAGAAATATTCGGCCCTGTGTTATGCCTGATCCCTTATCAAAATGAACAACACGCAATTGATATTGCCAACGACACGCCTTATGGCTTGTCGGCAAGAGTGTGGGCGACAGATAAGGACGTTGCGTTAAAAATTGCTCGCCAGATTAAAGCCGGACAGGTTTATATCAATGATGGCCAGTGGAACAATCAAGCGCCGTTTGGCGGCTATAAACAGTCGGGCAATGGGCGTGAGCTGGGCAGTTTCGGCGTAGAGGAGTTCTTCGAAACGAAATCAATTATCTCTTAA
- a CDS encoding APC family permease: protein MTTENNQRNMFRFKDIVIYCIAAILLVDQIALSASVGPYAVFWWVVTLVLFMLPNLLVTAEMGATYPDQGGIYAWVRDAFGTRWAARITWMYWINIVLWVPSVFIMFSGMLSAMFFPDMTLWMQIGVGIVMCALLGITNCMPLSLTKWILALATPLKFAVITIIGVAGLNYGLDNGFANNLSFSAAMDDLSAGFAYIPVIVYGCLGLELIMSESNKIINPGKNIPKAMFVAGLLTSIFYIFGTAGILAAIPAEDVEIVSIFAVTLNELFGSSEMGQLVVTVLGIATLFTFFATMVAWTLGGNGAMAEAGQEKEMPAVFGIVNKEHGAPVGSSILLSITSGCILIIYGLMASSAEELFWTLFSFSAIIFLMPYIAMHCSFLNSRAREPMLERPFKLAGGPLVAYLVSGVCILILLLSILLFFWIPGEPLDVTYVMQVGVGLIITLAFGEVLVRKNVNKSGKVALETAPRSS from the coding sequence ATGACAACCGAAAATAATCAGCGCAATATGTTCCGCTTTAAGGACATTGTGATCTATTGTATTGCGGCCATTTTGTTGGTCGATCAAATTGCTTTATCTGCATCCGTTGGCCCTTATGCCGTGTTTTGGTGGGTTGTAACTTTAGTACTCTTTATGTTGCCTAATTTGTTGGTAACGGCTGAAATGGGCGCCACTTACCCCGACCAAGGCGGTATTTACGCTTGGGTTCGAGATGCTTTTGGTACGCGCTGGGCAGCGCGCATCACCTGGATGTATTGGATTAACATTGTACTGTGGGTGCCTTCGGTCTTTATTATGTTTTCAGGCATGTTGTCGGCAATGTTCTTCCCTGATATGACACTTTGGATGCAAATTGGGGTTGGCATTGTTATGTGTGCTTTACTTGGTATCACTAACTGTATGCCACTGTCGTTAACTAAATGGATTTTGGCCTTAGCAACACCGCTTAAGTTTGCTGTTATCACTATTATTGGGGTCGCTGGTCTTAATTATGGTTTAGACAATGGTTTTGCCAATAATTTAAGTTTTAGTGCGGCAATGGACGATCTTAGCGCTGGTTTTGCTTACATTCCGGTAATTGTTTATGGCTGTCTTGGGTTAGAACTTATTATGTCTGAAAGTAATAAGATTATTAATCCGGGCAAGAATATTCCTAAGGCGATGTTTGTAGCAGGTCTGTTAACGTCAATTTTTTATATTTTTGGTACTGCGGGTATTTTGGCCGCAATTCCGGCTGAAGATGTTGAAATTGTCAGTATTTTCGCGGTAACGCTTAATGAACTATTTGGCTCGTCTGAAATGGGGCAGTTAGTGGTAACAGTATTGGGCATTGCGACCTTGTTTACCTTCTTTGCGACTATGGTTGCTTGGACGTTAGGCGGCAATGGTGCGATGGCTGAAGCGGGACAAGAAAAAGAAATGCCTGCGGTATTTGGCATTGTTAACAAAGAGCACGGCGCGCCAGTAGGTTCATCAATTTTGTTAAGTATTACCAGTGGTTGTATTTTAATTATTTATGGTTTGATGGCGAGTTCTGCTGAAGAGCTATTTTGGACCCTGTTTTCGTTTAGTGCGATTATCTTTTTAATGCCTTACATTGCAATGCATTGTTCGTTTTTAAACTCGAGAGCACGTGAGCCAATGCTGGAACGACCATTTAAGTTAGCTGGTGGTCCATTGGTTGCTTATTTGGTGTCGGGTGTTTGCATCTTGATTTTATTGCTGTCAATTTTGTTATTCTTTTGGATCCCTGGCGAGCCATTAGATGTAACTTATGTGATGCAAGTTGGCGTTGGTCTTATTATTACCTTAGCGTTTGGTGAAGTATTGGTTCGAAAAAACGTTAATAAAAGCGGTAAAGTGGCGCTGGAGACTGCGCCAAGAAGCTCATAA
- a CDS encoding sigma 54-interacting transcriptional regulator, with product MSTDPELELAAALAYSPGNIVISNAQGIIVKASASNAAIYGVNNDSFIGASLYDLEAQGILNPSVSLEVLRTGKEAQVMQVTHHGRIMMTQGYPIFDQNNQLYRVISFATDLTEIRQLKKEYEWLQSQFMRQPTEQASNDQLELPSKSQVIGKIHQLLNRVSHSDASILFLGESGVGKTAFSKLVHNLSNRADGPFIEVNCSTIPESLFESEMFGYSGGAFTGASKQGKMGLIEQAQDGTLFLDEIGELPLAMQAKLLKVLQDGKVCRLGSSTSKQINFRLITATNQALNKRVDNGEFRLDLYYRINVIPISIPPLRDRIEDIPVLLDYILANLNKRYGEDKIISSHLRRNFLNHDWPGNVRELENAMERSYLASTGKMLQPFDDFSGNEPSLELTNNQATTNTQISQVVPGQRSLAQAMDEVEKQLLQNALEHCKGSYELARYLDISQPTASRKLKKHGLN from the coding sequence ATGTCTACCGATCCTGAATTAGAACTTGCCGCCGCATTGGCTTATTCCCCTGGCAATATTGTTATTTCGAATGCCCAAGGCATTATTGTTAAAGCCAGTGCCAGCAACGCAGCTATTTATGGCGTAAATAACGACAGCTTTATCGGTGCCTCGCTTTATGATTTAGAGGCACAGGGCATTTTGAACCCTTCGGTGTCGTTAGAAGTATTAAGAACCGGCAAAGAAGCGCAAGTAATGCAGGTAACTCACCATGGTCGAATAATGATGACTCAGGGTTACCCAATATTTGACCAAAACAATCAGCTGTACCGTGTCATCAGCTTTGCCACCGACTTAACCGAAATACGGCAATTAAAGAAAGAATACGAATGGTTGCAGTCGCAGTTCATGCGCCAACCTACCGAGCAAGCTTCCAATGACCAACTCGAGCTACCATCAAAAAGTCAGGTTATTGGTAAAATTCACCAACTGCTCAATCGGGTGTCTCATTCTGATGCCAGTATTTTATTTTTAGGCGAGTCTGGGGTCGGTAAAACAGCCTTTTCAAAACTAGTTCACAATTTAAGTAACCGTGCCGACGGTCCTTTTATTGAAGTGAACTGCAGTACTATTCCTGAATCCTTGTTCGAATCTGAAATGTTCGGTTATAGCGGCGGCGCTTTTACCGGTGCCAGCAAGCAAGGAAAAATGGGCCTCATTGAACAAGCACAAGATGGCACGTTATTTCTTGATGAAATTGGTGAACTGCCCTTGGCAATGCAAGCCAAGCTGCTTAAAGTATTGCAAGACGGTAAGGTTTGTCGCCTTGGCAGCTCCACCAGCAAACAAATAAATTTCAGGCTGATTACTGCAACCAATCAAGCGCTCAATAAACGGGTCGACAATGGCGAGTTCAGACTCGACTTGTATTATCGGATCAATGTAATTCCTATTTCGATCCCACCGCTTAGAGATCGAATTGAAGACATTCCGGTGTTGCTCGATTATATTTTAGCGAATCTTAATAAGCGTTACGGCGAAGACAAAATTATATCAAGCCACTTAAGACGCAATTTTTTAAACCATGATTGGCCAGGCAACGTGCGCGAATTAGAAAACGCAATGGAACGCTCGTATTTGGCCAGCACCGGTAAAATGCTGCAACCCTTTGACGATTTCTCTGGCAATGAGCCATCGCTTGAACTTACAAATAACCAAGCCACCACTAACACCCAAATATCGCAAGTGGTGCCGGGCCAACGCTCCTTGGCCCAAGCCATGGACGAGGTTGAAAAACAGCTATTACAAAATGCGCTTGAACACTGCAAAGGCAGTTATGAGTTAGCGCGCTATCTCGACATTAGCCAGCCCACAGCATCGCGCAAACTAAAAAAACACGGTTTAAATTAA
- a CDS encoding DUF861 domain-containing protein: MSSLIRINKEGIGKEPLSMCRAVPSEAVLSGTCNETGAVHYETSDGKVTTGTWQCTPYAEQLICDGFSEFATIISGTVALTTTGGPVEHFGPGDSYVLPVGWHGRFEVLETLRKIYVITVV, from the coding sequence GTGAGTTCGTTAATCAGAATTAATAAAGAGGGCATAGGTAAAGAGCCGTTAAGTATGTGCCGCGCGGTCCCGTCTGAAGCTGTGCTTAGTGGTACCTGCAACGAAACCGGAGCAGTTCATTACGAAACCAGTGATGGCAAGGTAACAACAGGTACTTGGCAATGCACCCCTTACGCTGAACAACTTATTTGTGATGGTTTTAGCGAGTTTGCCACCATTATCTCAGGCACTGTCGCGCTAACGACGACGGGTGGTCCCGTTGAGCATTTTGGACCGGGCGACTCTTATGTGCTGCCCGTAGGCTGGCACGGTCGGTTCGAGGTGCTTGAAACGCTGCGCAAAATATACGTTATCACGGTTGTTTAG
- the speB gene encoding agmatinase — MSDNQTSNKFNQPLSGNEMPRFGGPATMMRLPAQETAQNLDVAFIGVPFDLGTSNRPGARLAPRQIRDESRMLRPYNMATRAAPFDSLQIADIGDVPINPFNLMKSIDIIEDFYDDVLEHNCIPLTLGGDHTIALPILRALAKKHGPIGMVHIDAHADINDHMFGEKIAHGTPFRRAVEEGLLDPKRVIQIGLRGTGYEAEDFDWPADQGFRVVTAEQCWHKSLVSLMEEVREQVAGGPVYISFDIDGIDPAYAPGTGTVEIAGLTVPQALEIIRGCKGLDVVGGDLVEISPAYDTTGNTALLGANLLYEMLCVLPGVKYRG, encoded by the coding sequence ATGTCCGACAACCAAACATCAAACAAATTTAATCAACCACTTAGCGGTAATGAAATGCCTCGTTTTGGCGGCCCAGCCACAATGATGCGCTTACCTGCTCAGGAAACCGCACAGAACTTAGATGTTGCGTTTATTGGCGTGCCATTTGATTTGGGTACCTCAAATAGACCCGGTGCGCGTTTAGCACCGCGACAAATTCGTGATGAGTCGCGCATGTTACGCCCTTACAATATGGCTACGCGGGCCGCGCCTTTTGATAGTTTGCAAATTGCAGATATCGGCGACGTTCCAATAAACCCATTTAACCTAATGAAAAGTATTGATATTATAGAAGATTTCTATGATGACGTGCTCGAGCACAATTGTATTCCGCTGACGCTTGGTGGTGACCATACTATCGCGTTACCAATTTTACGGGCGCTGGCGAAAAAACATGGTCCGATCGGCATGGTACATATCGATGCGCACGCCGATATTAATGATCACATGTTTGGTGAAAAGATTGCCCACGGCACTCCATTTCGCCGCGCAGTTGAAGAAGGGTTACTAGATCCAAAGCGAGTAATACAAATCGGGCTACGGGGAACGGGCTATGAGGCTGAAGATTTTGATTGGCCAGCAGATCAGGGATTTCGGGTGGTAACGGCTGAGCAATGCTGGCATAAATCATTGGTTTCTTTGATGGAAGAAGTCAGAGAGCAAGTGGCTGGTGGTCCGGTTTATATTAGCTTTGATATTGACGGCATTGACCCTGCTTATGCACCGGGCACAGGAACGGTCGAAATTGCGGGTTTAACCGTACCACAAGCACTTGAAATTATTCGAGGCTGTAAAGGTTTGGACGTTGTTGGTGGCGATTTGGTCGAGATATCACCAGCTTACGATACCACGGGCAATACAGCGCTGCTGGGTGCTAACTTGCTCTATGAAATGCTGTGTGTATTGCCGGGCGTAAAATATCGCGGCTAA
- a CDS encoding helix-turn-helix transcriptional regulator has product MNHINKLTLWSEVVAQVINHNFNAQAIGLLLKGLEQLIDASSGMITVFPAGQSPQTVHHRLLANEKVESHIEAYDNGAYLLDPFYCQAVESKIAGAFTIKDVAPDSFEQSDYFRYFYAQLGFRDEICILFQAPDGVIISISFVRHSNESPFVAHDIEQLNIVYPLLKSIINKWRQQLSEPKLPNLERQLDNALVKFGSSILTPGEGRVLKLILHGHSIKSIADKLENSAETIKYHRKNIYIKLDVSTQSELFYLFIASLKAIPDGLAEMVDPLTFLR; this is encoded by the coding sequence ATGAATCATATTAATAAATTAACGCTATGGTCTGAGGTCGTTGCTCAGGTTATTAACCACAATTTTAATGCTCAGGCGATTGGGCTATTATTAAAAGGTTTAGAGCAGCTGATCGACGCAAGTAGCGGCATGATCACCGTTTTCCCTGCTGGCCAATCTCCGCAAACCGTCCACCATCGCTTGCTCGCCAATGAAAAGGTTGAATCGCACATTGAGGCTTATGACAATGGCGCTTACCTGTTAGATCCTTTTTACTGCCAAGCTGTTGAATCGAAAATTGCAGGGGCATTTACCATTAAGGACGTTGCGCCCGATAGTTTTGAGCAATCTGATTACTTTCGTTATTTCTATGCGCAGCTAGGCTTTCGAGATGAAATTTGTATTTTGTTTCAAGCGCCAGATGGCGTCATTATATCGATTTCGTTTGTACGCCATAGCAACGAGTCACCTTTTGTGGCTCATGATATTGAGCAGCTTAATATTGTTTATCCGTTGCTTAAAAGCATCATCAATAAATGGCGACAACAGCTCAGCGAACCTAAATTACCCAACCTTGAACGCCAACTTGATAATGCGCTGGTTAAATTTGGCAGCTCAATTTTAACTCCGGGCGAGGGGCGAGTATTGAAGTTGATATTGCATGGTCATTCAATAAAGTCTATTGCCGATAAGCTAGAAAATAGCGCAGAAACAATTAAGTATCATCGAAAAAACATTTACATAAAGCTTGACGTTAGCACGCAATCGGAGCTGTTTTATTTGTTTATCGCGTCTCTTAAAGCGATACCAGATGGCTTGGCTGAAATGGTCGATCCTTTGACCTTTTTAAGATAA
- the yjjG gene encoding pyrimidine 5'-nucleotidase, with translation MKYKWILFDADETLFHFDAYQGLHLMFSRFGITFTKQDFAQYQKVNKPLWDDYQNGVISATQLQNIRFQPWAEPLNLTTQAINSAFLSAMADICALLPGAQELLDNLQGRAQLGIITNGFTELQQIRLEKTGIQDRFSVLIISEQVGVAKPDPAIFDAAFSQMNHPNKDQILMVGDNPHSDILGGNNAGIDTCWLNVQGLPVPEGVKPSYQVATLGELNQLLKID, from the coding sequence ATGAAGTATAAATGGATCCTGTTTGACGCCGATGAAACCCTCTTTCACTTTGACGCTTATCAAGGGTTACACTTAATGTTTTCCCGGTTTGGCATTACATTTACCAAGCAAGATTTTGCTCAATACCAAAAAGTAAATAAACCGCTCTGGGACGACTACCAAAATGGGGTGATCAGTGCGACGCAGCTGCAAAACATTCGTTTTCAGCCGTGGGCTGAGCCGTTAAACCTAACAACTCAAGCCATCAACAGTGCTTTTCTCAGTGCGATGGCCGACATTTGTGCCCTATTACCCGGCGCACAAGAACTATTAGATAACTTACAAGGCCGTGCGCAACTTGGCATCATTACCAATGGCTTCACCGAGCTACAACAAATACGTTTAGAGAAAACGGGAATTCAAGATCGTTTTTCAGTGCTGATTATTTCTGAACAAGTCGGCGTTGCTAAACCCGACCCCGCTATTTTCGACGCCGCATTCTCGCAAATGAACCATCCAAACAAAGACCAAATTTTAATGGTGGGTGACAATCCCCATTCCGATATTCTCGGCGGCAATAATGCAGGCATTGATACTTGTTGGCTTAATGTTCAAGGGCTGCCTGTTCCCGAGGGAGTTAAACCAAGCTACCAAGTGGCAACGCTAGGTGAACTTAATCAACTATTAAAAATCGATTAA
- a CDS encoding FAD-dependent oxidoreductase, producing MVTKSTAEQALLKTKFFPYWLDNKAAPQPEPSLQQDIDCDLLIVGCGFTGLWTAIHAKEADPSRDVVIIEAQCAAIGASGRPAAILSTSVMHGLVNSERLFPNEMVELERLGKENMDGFKATIARYNIDCDIEWGGELTVSIGDEGLDDISTEFELYKKYGHDAHLLDKEQVQQEINSPLFHGGLWSKKRSGTVHPAKLAWGLKRAALSLGVKIYEYTPLVSSTHLNPGVVVSTPNGSIKANKVMLATNAFAAGSNKIKKRVSAIRDRIVVTEPLTDEQMAELGWKNRQGIYDTRIQLNYMRLTADNRILFGGRLGYFFNNDTDPKADKSAENFLPLVEQFYRTFPSLKAIKFSHAWSGPIALTTRMAVHYQHYYNGDMIYAGGYSGFGVTATRFGARVGLAILDNNDISETKLSFATSLPGYIPPEPLRWIGAKLTMYAIDTVEHKGGWRKPWVKMVEMMGFPVTQ from the coding sequence ATGGTCACCAAATCAACCGCCGAACAGGCCCTACTTAAAACGAAGTTTTTCCCTTATTGGTTAGACAACAAAGCCGCGCCACAACCAGAGCCTAGTTTGCAGCAAGATATTGATTGCGACTTGTTGATTGTTGGCTGTGGATTTACCGGCTTATGGACAGCTATTCATGCCAAAGAGGCTGATCCGAGTCGCGATGTCGTTATTATTGAAGCGCAATGCGCAGCTATTGGTGCTTCAGGTCGTCCTGCCGCTATTTTGTCAACGTCGGTAATGCATGGTCTGGTCAACTCTGAACGGTTATTTCCTAATGAAATGGTCGAGCTTGAACGGCTCGGCAAAGAAAACATGGACGGATTTAAAGCAACGATAGCGCGTTACAATATCGATTGCGATATTGAGTGGGGCGGTGAGCTGACCGTTTCTATTGGCGATGAAGGTTTAGATGATATTTCAACTGAATTTGAGCTGTATAAAAAGTACGGTCATGACGCCCACTTATTGGATAAAGAGCAGGTTCAACAAGAAATAAACTCGCCTTTGTTTCATGGTGGTTTGTGGTCTAAAAAACGCAGTGGTACGGTGCACCCAGCTAAGCTGGCTTGGGGCTTAAAACGAGCAGCGCTAAGTTTGGGGGTTAAAATTTATGAATACACTCCTTTGGTCAGCTCGACTCATCTTAATCCTGGCGTGGTAGTTAGTACTCCTAACGGCTCGATAAAAGCGAATAAGGTAATGCTTGCGACCAATGCTTTTGCAGCTGGCAGTAACAAAATTAAAAAGCGGGTATCGGCTATTCGTGACAGGATAGTGGTTACTGAGCCATTAACGGATGAGCAAATGGCTGAGCTTGGTTGGAAAAACCGTCAAGGTATTTATGACACCAGAATTCAGCTCAATTACATGCGACTTACTGCCGATAATAGAATTTTATTTGGTGGCCGGCTCGGTTACTTTTTTAATAATGATACCGATCCTAAAGCGGATAAATCAGCAGAGAACTTTTTACCGTTAGTTGAGCAATTTTATCGTACTTTCCCTAGCCTAAAAGCAATTAAATTTTCGCATGCTTGGAGTGGGCCCATTGCCCTTACTACTCGAATGGCCGTGCATTATCAGCATTATTACAATGGTGATATGATTTATGCCGGTGGCTATTCTGGTTTTGGTGTAACAGCGACCCGTTTTGGCGCGCGAGTTGGTTTGGCTATTTTAGATAACAATGACATTAGTGAAACCAAATTAAGCTTTGCTACCTCATTGCCTGGCTATATTCCCCCTGAACCACTACGTTGGATCGGCGCTAAACTGACCATGTATGCAATTGACACGGTTGAACACAAGGGTGGCTGGCGCAAGCCTTGGGTGAAAATGGTTGAAATGATGGGGTTTCCGGTAACGCAATAA